In a single window of the Nicotiana tomentosiformis chromosome 8, ASM39032v3, whole genome shotgun sequence genome:
- the LOC104087089 gene encoding myosin-2-like isoform X3 — protein sequence MLSVSAPSRTRSSLEEMLESLKQRDENEKPKDIPPALPARPKLASRTRPPSPKRTLPNNTKENRSVVELENGKKEEVKGKRGNMFGAKKGKEMIMEFSESPYVNSFSVEKEYRQRFWEKDGAKLDNNRLPYSLPKFREDEWNDNISYFIEKKLRVWCRLKSSQWELGQIQSTSGDKASVLLSDGSVVAVPVGELLPANPDILSGMDNLIQLCYLNEPSVLHNLQYRYAQDRIYTKAGPVLIAVNPFKKIQLYGNELVTAYRQKLLDDPHIYSTADTAYSQMMEDEINQSIIISGESGSGKTETAKYAIEYLAMISGGNNRIESEVLQTSCILEAFGNAKTPRNNNSTRFGKLIEIYFSAEGGICGANVQTSLLEKSRVVQLAHGERSYHIFYQLCAGAPSALRDKLKLKGASDYNFLNQSDCLVIHDVHDAKKFHMLVKALNTMGMSESDQEHAFQMVAAVLWLGNITFQAIGSENYVEVAQSEAVINAASLLGCSANDFMLALSTRRMQTGKDKVVKSLTMQQAIDTRDALAKFIYANLFDWIVDKINKSLAMGKEKTARTINIVDIYGFESFEKNSFEQLCINYANERLQQHFNRHLFKLEQEEYELDGIDWTKVDFQDNQECLDLFEKKSIGLISLLDEESNFHKATDLTFANKLKQHLKANPCYIGDREEFGIHHYAGEVIYDTSGFLEKNRDTVHSDIIQLLSSSSEHLPKSFASSFANQSADFQKQTVATKFKDLLFKLMQQLESTAPHFVCCIKPNNKQVPGMYNNDLVFEQLRCSGLLDIARISRSGYPTRMTHQEFSKRYGVLLPQVHESKDPLSMSVAILRQFDILPEMYQVGYTKLYFRAGQIAALEDVRKQVLQGTLEVPKCYSGHCARRHFLELEGVIIILQSFVRGEIARRQYNASLESKRKAANKENDKQLVAVVQIQSAIRCWLAQRHLNQLQSLKKLNQDREKQGRKTLEVKNCSVCFRINIFKNLVACCVKPVLAGLPCRNFTFCCRRLRKARYGG from the exons ATGTTGTCCGTTTCGGCACCGTCGAGAACACGCAGTTCTCTGGAAGAAATGCTGGAATCACTCAAGCAAAGGGATGAGAATGAGAAGCCCAAAGATATACCACCGGCATTACCGGCCCGGCCCAAATTAGCTTCCAGAACTAGGCCTCCTTCTCCTAAGAGAACATTGCCCAATAATACTAAAGAAAATCGCAGTGTTGTTGAATTGGAGAATGGGAAGAAAGAAGAGGTTAAAGGGAAAAGAGGAAATATGTTTGGGGCCAAAAAGGGTAAAGAGATGATAATGGAGTTTAGTGAGTCACCTTATGTTAATTCATTTTCAGTAGAAAAGGAATATAGACAGAGATTTTGGGAAAAAGATGGGGCAAAGCTTGATAATAACAGACTTCCTTATTCACTCCCAAAGTTTCGCGAGGATGAGTGGAATGACAACATCAGTTATTTTATTGAGAAG AAGCTTCGTGTCTGGTGCCGTCTGAAAAGTAGTCAATGGGAACTAGGACAAATACAATCAACTTCTGGAGACAAAGCTTCGGTATTGCTTTCTGATGGCAGT GTTGTGGCGGTGCCTGTTGGAGAGCTTTTACCTGCAAATCCAGATATTCTTTCGGGCATGGATAATCTCATACAACTTTGTTATCTCAATGAGCCATCAGTTCTTCACAACCTCCAATATAGATATGCTCAGGATAGAATATAT ACTAAGGCGGGCCCTGTTCTAATAGCAGTCAATCCCTTCAAAAAGATCCAATTGTATGGAAACGAACTTGTTACAGCTTACAGGCAGAAACTCTTGGATGATCCTCACATTTATTCTACTGCCGACACTGCCTACAGTCAAATGATGGAAG ATGAAATAAATCAATCCATCATCATAAG TGGGGAAAGTGGATCTGGGAAGACGGAAACAGCAAAATACGCGATTGAATACTTGGCTATGATTAGTGGAGGAAACAATCGGATAGAAAGCGAGGTTCTGCAGACAAGTTGCATATTGGAGGCTTTTGGGAATGCCAAAACTCCCAGGAATAACAACTCCACTCGATTT GGAAAGTTGATTGAAATTTATTTTAGTGCAGAGGGAGGAATTTGTGGTGCTAATGTACAAACAT CTCTTCTCGAAAAG TCAAGAGTGGTTCAACTGGCTCATGGCGAGAGGTCTTACCATATCTTTTACCAGCTATGTGCTGGGGCTCCATCTGCTTTGAGAG ATAAACTTAAGCTGAAAGGTGCTTCAGACtacaactttctcaaccagagtGATTGCTTGGTGATCCATGATGTTCATGACGCGAAGAAGTTTCACATGCTTGTG AAAGCCCTAAACACAATGGGGATGTCCGAAAGTGACCAAGAGCATGCTTTTCAGATGGTTGCTGCAGTGCTATGGCTGGGAAACATAACATTCCAAGCAATTGGCAGTGAAAACTATGTTGAAGTTGCACAAAGTGAAG CCGTTATAAATGCTGCTAGCTTGTTGGGCTGTAGTGCCAATGACTTCATGCTAGCTTTATCAACCAGGAGAATGCAAACTGGCAAGGATAAGGTTGTCAAGAGTTTAACCATGCAGCAG GCAATTGATACAAGAGATGCATTGGCGAAGTTCATCTATGCAAACCTTTTTGACTGGATAGTGGATAAAATTAATAAATCTCTTGCAATGGGTAAAGAAAAGACTGCTAGAACCATAAATATCGTAGATATTTATGGCTTCGAATCATTTGAG AAAAATAGCTTTGAACAACTTTGCATAAACTATGCAAATGAGAGGCTCCAGCAGCATTTCAACCGACATCTGTTCAAACTTGAGCAAGAA GAATATGAATTGGATGGAATTGATTGGACAAAAGTAGATTTTCAAGACAACCAAGAGTGCTTGGATCTTTTTGAGAAG AAATCCATTGGGCTGATATCTTTATTGGATGAAGAGTCAAATTTTCATAAAGCGACTGACTTGACCTTTGCCAATAAGCTTAAGCAGCACCTGAAAGCTAACCCTTGCTATATAGGAGATAGAGAAGAATTTGGCATTCACCATTATGCTGGAGAG GTCATCTATGACACAAGTGGCTTCTTGGAGAAGAATAGAGATACGGTGCACTCTGACATTATTCAGCTACTCTCGTCAAGCAgtgaacacttacccaagtcattTGCCTCTTCTTTTGCTAATCAGTCTGCAGATTTTCAGAAGCAAACAGTTGCTACTAAATTTAAG GACCTATTGTTCAAATTGATGCAGCAGTTGGAAAGTACTGCGCCACACTTTGTTTGTTGCATAAAACCGAACAATAAGCAGGTTCCTGGCATGTACAATAATGATCTTGTCTTTGAGCAGCTCAGGTGCTCTGGTCTTCTTGACATTGCTAGGATCTCTAGATCTGGGTATCCTACTAGGATGACACATCAAGAATTCTCTAAAAG GTATGGTGTCCTTCTTCCGCAAGTTCATGAATCCAAAGATCCCTTAAGCATGTCAGTTGCAATTCTGCGGCAATTTGATATCCTTCCCGAAATGTACCAAGTTGGGTATACAAAGTTATATTTCCGGGCAGGACAG ATTGCTGCACTGGAGGATGTGAGAAAACAAGTTTTGCAAGGCACTCTTGAGGTACCGAAGTGCTACAGTGGTCATTGTGCTCGTCGTCACTTCCTTGAGCTCGAAGGAGTCATCATCATACTCCAGTCAT TCGTTCGTGGTGAAATTGCTAGAAGGCAGTATAATGCATCTCTGGAGTCGAAACGAAAGGCTGCTAACAAAGAAAACGACAAGCAGCTGGTGGCTGTTGTGCAGATACAATCAG CAATTCGTTGCTGGTTGGCACAGAGGCATCTTAATCAGCTGCAGAGTTTGAAAAAGTTAAACCAAGATAGAGAAAAACAAGGCAGAAAGACGCTGGAGGTGAAG AATTGTAGTGTCTGCTTCAGGATTAATATCTTTAAGAATTTGGTGGCCTGTTGCGTGAAGCCAGTTTTAG CAGGACTTCCCTGCAGAAATTTTACCTTCTGTTGTAGAAGACTTCGAAAGGCGCGTTATGGTGGCTGA
- the LOC104087089 gene encoding myosin-2-like isoform X1, whose translation MLSVSAPSRTRSSLEEMLESLKQRDENEKPKDIPPALPARPKLASRTRPPSPKRTLPNNTKENRSVVELENGKKEEVKGKRGNMFGAKKGKEMIMEFSESPYVNSFSVEKEYRQRFWEKDGAKLDNNRLPYSLPKFREDEWNDNISYFIEKKLRVWCRLKSSQWELGQIQSTSGDKASVLLSDGSVVAVPVGELLPANPDILSGMDNLIQLCYLNEPSVLHNLQYRYAQDRIYTKAGPVLIAVNPFKKIQLYGNELVTAYRQKLLDDPHIYSTADTAYSQMMEDEINQSIIISGESGSGKTETAKYAIEYLAMISGGNNRIESEVLQTSCILEAFGNAKTPRNNNSTRFGKLIEIYFSAEGGICGANVQTSLLEKSRVVQLAHGERSYHIFYQLCAGAPSALRDKLKLKGASDYNFLNQSDCLVIHDVHDAKKFHMLVKALNTMGMSESDQEHAFQMVAAVLWLGNITFQAIGSENYVEVAQSEAVINAASLLGCSANDFMLALSTRRMQTGKDKVVKSLTMQQAIDTRDALAKFIYANLFDWIVDKINKSLAMGKEKTARTINIVDIYGFESFEKNSFEQLCINYANERLQQHFNRHLFKLEQEEYELDGIDWTKVDFQDNQECLDLFEKKSIGLISLLDEESNFHKATDLTFANKLKQHLKANPCYIGDREEFGIHHYAGEVIYDTSGFLEKNRDTVHSDIIQLLSSSSEHLPKSFASSFANQSADFQKQTVATKFKDLLFKLMQQLESTAPHFVCCIKPNNKQVPGMYNNDLVFEQLRCSGLLDIARISRSGYPTRMTHQEFSKRYGVLLPQVHESKDPLSMSVAILRQFDILPEMYQVGYTKLYFRAGQIAALEDVRKQVLQGTLEVPKCYSGHCARRHFLELEGVIIILQSFVRGEIARRQYNASLESKRKAANKENDKQLVAVVQIQSAIRCWLAQRHLNQLQSLKKLNQDREKQGRKTLEVKQDFPAEILPSVVEDFERRVMVAEASLDEKDKENAALKEQVNQLEARWSDYEVRMRSMEEMWQKQMVSLQVSLAAAKKSLGVDNPAGHPGKREGSQSPCGYDSEDTTTMGTHTPGGSTPIEFASNGVDFGGIRENNGGLCVVNYLNREFELRRQNFDDEAMAIAQLKSEQLHSTNPAEDFRRLRHRFEEWKKDYKARLKETKAKVHKLSYSEAEKTRRNWWGKKSKR comes from the exons ATGTTGTCCGTTTCGGCACCGTCGAGAACACGCAGTTCTCTGGAAGAAATGCTGGAATCACTCAAGCAAAGGGATGAGAATGAGAAGCCCAAAGATATACCACCGGCATTACCGGCCCGGCCCAAATTAGCTTCCAGAACTAGGCCTCCTTCTCCTAAGAGAACATTGCCCAATAATACTAAAGAAAATCGCAGTGTTGTTGAATTGGAGAATGGGAAGAAAGAAGAGGTTAAAGGGAAAAGAGGAAATATGTTTGGGGCCAAAAAGGGTAAAGAGATGATAATGGAGTTTAGTGAGTCACCTTATGTTAATTCATTTTCAGTAGAAAAGGAATATAGACAGAGATTTTGGGAAAAAGATGGGGCAAAGCTTGATAATAACAGACTTCCTTATTCACTCCCAAAGTTTCGCGAGGATGAGTGGAATGACAACATCAGTTATTTTATTGAGAAG AAGCTTCGTGTCTGGTGCCGTCTGAAAAGTAGTCAATGGGAACTAGGACAAATACAATCAACTTCTGGAGACAAAGCTTCGGTATTGCTTTCTGATGGCAGT GTTGTGGCGGTGCCTGTTGGAGAGCTTTTACCTGCAAATCCAGATATTCTTTCGGGCATGGATAATCTCATACAACTTTGTTATCTCAATGAGCCATCAGTTCTTCACAACCTCCAATATAGATATGCTCAGGATAGAATATAT ACTAAGGCGGGCCCTGTTCTAATAGCAGTCAATCCCTTCAAAAAGATCCAATTGTATGGAAACGAACTTGTTACAGCTTACAGGCAGAAACTCTTGGATGATCCTCACATTTATTCTACTGCCGACACTGCCTACAGTCAAATGATGGAAG ATGAAATAAATCAATCCATCATCATAAG TGGGGAAAGTGGATCTGGGAAGACGGAAACAGCAAAATACGCGATTGAATACTTGGCTATGATTAGTGGAGGAAACAATCGGATAGAAAGCGAGGTTCTGCAGACAAGTTGCATATTGGAGGCTTTTGGGAATGCCAAAACTCCCAGGAATAACAACTCCACTCGATTT GGAAAGTTGATTGAAATTTATTTTAGTGCAGAGGGAGGAATTTGTGGTGCTAATGTACAAACAT CTCTTCTCGAAAAG TCAAGAGTGGTTCAACTGGCTCATGGCGAGAGGTCTTACCATATCTTTTACCAGCTATGTGCTGGGGCTCCATCTGCTTTGAGAG ATAAACTTAAGCTGAAAGGTGCTTCAGACtacaactttctcaaccagagtGATTGCTTGGTGATCCATGATGTTCATGACGCGAAGAAGTTTCACATGCTTGTG AAAGCCCTAAACACAATGGGGATGTCCGAAAGTGACCAAGAGCATGCTTTTCAGATGGTTGCTGCAGTGCTATGGCTGGGAAACATAACATTCCAAGCAATTGGCAGTGAAAACTATGTTGAAGTTGCACAAAGTGAAG CCGTTATAAATGCTGCTAGCTTGTTGGGCTGTAGTGCCAATGACTTCATGCTAGCTTTATCAACCAGGAGAATGCAAACTGGCAAGGATAAGGTTGTCAAGAGTTTAACCATGCAGCAG GCAATTGATACAAGAGATGCATTGGCGAAGTTCATCTATGCAAACCTTTTTGACTGGATAGTGGATAAAATTAATAAATCTCTTGCAATGGGTAAAGAAAAGACTGCTAGAACCATAAATATCGTAGATATTTATGGCTTCGAATCATTTGAG AAAAATAGCTTTGAACAACTTTGCATAAACTATGCAAATGAGAGGCTCCAGCAGCATTTCAACCGACATCTGTTCAAACTTGAGCAAGAA GAATATGAATTGGATGGAATTGATTGGACAAAAGTAGATTTTCAAGACAACCAAGAGTGCTTGGATCTTTTTGAGAAG AAATCCATTGGGCTGATATCTTTATTGGATGAAGAGTCAAATTTTCATAAAGCGACTGACTTGACCTTTGCCAATAAGCTTAAGCAGCACCTGAAAGCTAACCCTTGCTATATAGGAGATAGAGAAGAATTTGGCATTCACCATTATGCTGGAGAG GTCATCTATGACACAAGTGGCTTCTTGGAGAAGAATAGAGATACGGTGCACTCTGACATTATTCAGCTACTCTCGTCAAGCAgtgaacacttacccaagtcattTGCCTCTTCTTTTGCTAATCAGTCTGCAGATTTTCAGAAGCAAACAGTTGCTACTAAATTTAAG GACCTATTGTTCAAATTGATGCAGCAGTTGGAAAGTACTGCGCCACACTTTGTTTGTTGCATAAAACCGAACAATAAGCAGGTTCCTGGCATGTACAATAATGATCTTGTCTTTGAGCAGCTCAGGTGCTCTGGTCTTCTTGACATTGCTAGGATCTCTAGATCTGGGTATCCTACTAGGATGACACATCAAGAATTCTCTAAAAG GTATGGTGTCCTTCTTCCGCAAGTTCATGAATCCAAAGATCCCTTAAGCATGTCAGTTGCAATTCTGCGGCAATTTGATATCCTTCCCGAAATGTACCAAGTTGGGTATACAAAGTTATATTTCCGGGCAGGACAG ATTGCTGCACTGGAGGATGTGAGAAAACAAGTTTTGCAAGGCACTCTTGAGGTACCGAAGTGCTACAGTGGTCATTGTGCTCGTCGTCACTTCCTTGAGCTCGAAGGAGTCATCATCATACTCCAGTCAT TCGTTCGTGGTGAAATTGCTAGAAGGCAGTATAATGCATCTCTGGAGTCGAAACGAAAGGCTGCTAACAAAGAAAACGACAAGCAGCTGGTGGCTGTTGTGCAGATACAATCAG CAATTCGTTGCTGGTTGGCACAGAGGCATCTTAATCAGCTGCAGAGTTTGAAAAAGTTAAACCAAGATAGAGAAAAACAAGGCAGAAAGACGCTGGAGGTGAAG CAGGACTTCCCTGCAGAAATTTTACCTTCTGTTGTAGAAGACTTCGAAAGGCGCGTTATGGTGGCTGAGGCATCCCTTGACGAGAAGGACAAGGAAAATGCTGCCCTAAAGGAGCAAGTAAACCAATTGGAGGCCCGATGGTCAGATTATGAGGTCAGGATGAGGTCGATGGAGGAGATGTGGCAAAAGCAAATGGTGTCTTTGCAG GTAAGTCTGGCTGCTGCCAAGAAGAGTCTCGGTGTTGACAATCCAGCCGGTCACCCTGGAAAACGTGAAGGTTCCCAATCTCCTTGCGGTTATGATTCTGAAGACACAACAACTATGGGCACTCACACTCCTGGGGGCAGCACTCCTATCGAATTTGCTAGCAACGGTGTAGATTTTGGAGGTATTAGAGAGAATAATGGCGGTTTATGTGTAGTCAATTACCTTAACAGGGAGTTTGAACTACGGAGACAAAATTTTGATGACGAAGCCATGGCAATTGCTCAGTTGAAGTCAGAGCAGTTACATTCAACTAATCCTGCAGAAGATTTTCGAAGACTGAGACATAGGTTTGAGGAATGGAAGAAAGATTACAAGGCCCGGTTAAAGGAGACAAAGGCAAAGGTACACAAGCTTAGTTATTCAGAAGCAG
- the LOC104087089 gene encoding myosin-2-like isoform X2 yields MLSVSAPSRTRSSLEEMLESLKQRDENEKPKDIPPALPARPKLASRTRPPSPKRTLPNNTKENRSVVELENGKKEEVKGKRGNMFGAKKGKEMIMEFSESPYVNSFSVEKEYRQRFWEKDGAKLDNNRLPYSLPKFREDEWNDNISYFIEKKLRVWCRLKSSQWELGQIQSTSGDKASVLLSDGSVVAVPVGELLPANPDILSGMDNLIQLCYLNEPSVLHNLQYRYAQDRIYTKAGPVLIAVNPFKKIQLYGNELVTAYRQKLLDDPHIYSTADTAYSQMMEDEINQSIIISGESGSGKTETAKYAIEYLAMISGGNNRIESEVLQTSCILEAFGNAKTPRNNNSTRFGKLIEIYFSAEGGICGANVQTSLLEKSRVVQLAHGERSYHIFYQLCAGAPSALRDKLKLKGASDYNFLNQSDCLVIHDVHDAKKFHMLVKALNTMGMSESDQEHAFQMVAAVLWLGNITFQAIGSENYVEVAQSEAVINAASLLGCSANDFMLALSTRRMQTGKDKVVKSLTMQQAIDTRDALAKFIYANLFDWIVDKINKSLAMGKEKTARTINIVDIYGFESFEKNSFEQLCINYANERLQQHFNRHLFKLEQEEYELDGIDWTKVDFQDNQECLDLFEKKSIGLISLLDEESNFHKATDLTFANKLKQHLKANPCYIGDREEFGIHHYAGEVIYDTSGFLEKNRDTVHSDIIQLLSSSSEHLPKSFASSFANQSADFQKQTVATKFKDLLFKLMQQLESTAPHFVCCIKPNNKQVPGMYNNDLVFEQLRCSGLLDIARISRSGYPTRMTHQEFSKRYGVLLPQVHESKDPLSMSVAILRQFDILPEMYQVGYTKLYFRAGQIAALEDVRKQVLQGTLEVPKCYSGHCARRHFLELEGVIIILQSFVRGEIARRQYNASLESKRKAANKENDKQLVAVVQIQSAIRCWLAQRHLNQLQSLKKLNQDREKQGRKTLEVKDFPAEILPSVVEDFERRVMVAEASLDEKDKENAALKEQVNQLEARWSDYEVRMRSMEEMWQKQMVSLQVSLAAAKKSLGVDNPAGHPGKREGSQSPCGYDSEDTTTMGTHTPGGSTPIEFASNGVDFGGIRENNGGLCVVNYLNREFELRRQNFDDEAMAIAQLKSEQLHSTNPAEDFRRLRHRFEEWKKDYKARLKETKAKVHKLSYSEAEKTRRNWWGKKSKR; encoded by the exons ATGTTGTCCGTTTCGGCACCGTCGAGAACACGCAGTTCTCTGGAAGAAATGCTGGAATCACTCAAGCAAAGGGATGAGAATGAGAAGCCCAAAGATATACCACCGGCATTACCGGCCCGGCCCAAATTAGCTTCCAGAACTAGGCCTCCTTCTCCTAAGAGAACATTGCCCAATAATACTAAAGAAAATCGCAGTGTTGTTGAATTGGAGAATGGGAAGAAAGAAGAGGTTAAAGGGAAAAGAGGAAATATGTTTGGGGCCAAAAAGGGTAAAGAGATGATAATGGAGTTTAGTGAGTCACCTTATGTTAATTCATTTTCAGTAGAAAAGGAATATAGACAGAGATTTTGGGAAAAAGATGGGGCAAAGCTTGATAATAACAGACTTCCTTATTCACTCCCAAAGTTTCGCGAGGATGAGTGGAATGACAACATCAGTTATTTTATTGAGAAG AAGCTTCGTGTCTGGTGCCGTCTGAAAAGTAGTCAATGGGAACTAGGACAAATACAATCAACTTCTGGAGACAAAGCTTCGGTATTGCTTTCTGATGGCAGT GTTGTGGCGGTGCCTGTTGGAGAGCTTTTACCTGCAAATCCAGATATTCTTTCGGGCATGGATAATCTCATACAACTTTGTTATCTCAATGAGCCATCAGTTCTTCACAACCTCCAATATAGATATGCTCAGGATAGAATATAT ACTAAGGCGGGCCCTGTTCTAATAGCAGTCAATCCCTTCAAAAAGATCCAATTGTATGGAAACGAACTTGTTACAGCTTACAGGCAGAAACTCTTGGATGATCCTCACATTTATTCTACTGCCGACACTGCCTACAGTCAAATGATGGAAG ATGAAATAAATCAATCCATCATCATAAG TGGGGAAAGTGGATCTGGGAAGACGGAAACAGCAAAATACGCGATTGAATACTTGGCTATGATTAGTGGAGGAAACAATCGGATAGAAAGCGAGGTTCTGCAGACAAGTTGCATATTGGAGGCTTTTGGGAATGCCAAAACTCCCAGGAATAACAACTCCACTCGATTT GGAAAGTTGATTGAAATTTATTTTAGTGCAGAGGGAGGAATTTGTGGTGCTAATGTACAAACAT CTCTTCTCGAAAAG TCAAGAGTGGTTCAACTGGCTCATGGCGAGAGGTCTTACCATATCTTTTACCAGCTATGTGCTGGGGCTCCATCTGCTTTGAGAG ATAAACTTAAGCTGAAAGGTGCTTCAGACtacaactttctcaaccagagtGATTGCTTGGTGATCCATGATGTTCATGACGCGAAGAAGTTTCACATGCTTGTG AAAGCCCTAAACACAATGGGGATGTCCGAAAGTGACCAAGAGCATGCTTTTCAGATGGTTGCTGCAGTGCTATGGCTGGGAAACATAACATTCCAAGCAATTGGCAGTGAAAACTATGTTGAAGTTGCACAAAGTGAAG CCGTTATAAATGCTGCTAGCTTGTTGGGCTGTAGTGCCAATGACTTCATGCTAGCTTTATCAACCAGGAGAATGCAAACTGGCAAGGATAAGGTTGTCAAGAGTTTAACCATGCAGCAG GCAATTGATACAAGAGATGCATTGGCGAAGTTCATCTATGCAAACCTTTTTGACTGGATAGTGGATAAAATTAATAAATCTCTTGCAATGGGTAAAGAAAAGACTGCTAGAACCATAAATATCGTAGATATTTATGGCTTCGAATCATTTGAG AAAAATAGCTTTGAACAACTTTGCATAAACTATGCAAATGAGAGGCTCCAGCAGCATTTCAACCGACATCTGTTCAAACTTGAGCAAGAA GAATATGAATTGGATGGAATTGATTGGACAAAAGTAGATTTTCAAGACAACCAAGAGTGCTTGGATCTTTTTGAGAAG AAATCCATTGGGCTGATATCTTTATTGGATGAAGAGTCAAATTTTCATAAAGCGACTGACTTGACCTTTGCCAATAAGCTTAAGCAGCACCTGAAAGCTAACCCTTGCTATATAGGAGATAGAGAAGAATTTGGCATTCACCATTATGCTGGAGAG GTCATCTATGACACAAGTGGCTTCTTGGAGAAGAATAGAGATACGGTGCACTCTGACATTATTCAGCTACTCTCGTCAAGCAgtgaacacttacccaagtcattTGCCTCTTCTTTTGCTAATCAGTCTGCAGATTTTCAGAAGCAAACAGTTGCTACTAAATTTAAG GACCTATTGTTCAAATTGATGCAGCAGTTGGAAAGTACTGCGCCACACTTTGTTTGTTGCATAAAACCGAACAATAAGCAGGTTCCTGGCATGTACAATAATGATCTTGTCTTTGAGCAGCTCAGGTGCTCTGGTCTTCTTGACATTGCTAGGATCTCTAGATCTGGGTATCCTACTAGGATGACACATCAAGAATTCTCTAAAAG GTATGGTGTCCTTCTTCCGCAAGTTCATGAATCCAAAGATCCCTTAAGCATGTCAGTTGCAATTCTGCGGCAATTTGATATCCTTCCCGAAATGTACCAAGTTGGGTATACAAAGTTATATTTCCGGGCAGGACAG ATTGCTGCACTGGAGGATGTGAGAAAACAAGTTTTGCAAGGCACTCTTGAGGTACCGAAGTGCTACAGTGGTCATTGTGCTCGTCGTCACTTCCTTGAGCTCGAAGGAGTCATCATCATACTCCAGTCAT TCGTTCGTGGTGAAATTGCTAGAAGGCAGTATAATGCATCTCTGGAGTCGAAACGAAAGGCTGCTAACAAAGAAAACGACAAGCAGCTGGTGGCTGTTGTGCAGATACAATCAG CAATTCGTTGCTGGTTGGCACAGAGGCATCTTAATCAGCTGCAGAGTTTGAAAAAGTTAAACCAAGATAGAGAAAAACAAGGCAGAAAGACGCTGGAGGTGAAG GACTTCCCTGCAGAAATTTTACCTTCTGTTGTAGAAGACTTCGAAAGGCGCGTTATGGTGGCTGAGGCATCCCTTGACGAGAAGGACAAGGAAAATGCTGCCCTAAAGGAGCAAGTAAACCAATTGGAGGCCCGATGGTCAGATTATGAGGTCAGGATGAGGTCGATGGAGGAGATGTGGCAAAAGCAAATGGTGTCTTTGCAG GTAAGTCTGGCTGCTGCCAAGAAGAGTCTCGGTGTTGACAATCCAGCCGGTCACCCTGGAAAACGTGAAGGTTCCCAATCTCCTTGCGGTTATGATTCTGAAGACACAACAACTATGGGCACTCACACTCCTGGGGGCAGCACTCCTATCGAATTTGCTAGCAACGGTGTAGATTTTGGAGGTATTAGAGAGAATAATGGCGGTTTATGTGTAGTCAATTACCTTAACAGGGAGTTTGAACTACGGAGACAAAATTTTGATGACGAAGCCATGGCAATTGCTCAGTTGAAGTCAGAGCAGTTACATTCAACTAATCCTGCAGAAGATTTTCGAAGACTGAGACATAGGTTTGAGGAATGGAAGAAAGATTACAAGGCCCGGTTAAAGGAGACAAAGGCAAAGGTACACAAGCTTAGTTATTCAGAAGCAG